A stretch of the Malus sylvestris chromosome 10, drMalSylv7.2, whole genome shotgun sequence genome encodes the following:
- the LOC126584655 gene encoding disease resistance protein RPV1-like, with product MDIRYLPMLQSRGYTQQFYKQFAQQFSYNFLQKGIKTYLFRRGEELSFPVLLKVIEESRVSVIVFSENFASSEWCLDELVKILQCKESKQQIVWPIYYKVNPLDVRDQKGSFGKALADFESKYNKNMEKVLMWRTALTEATKLPGWYFLEGHESKFIHNFVEEISVQVLNLKYLNVAKYPVGIDSHLRDMSELLGIGVNDIRMVGIWGTEGIGKTTVVKAVYNSIAHNFEGSCFLENVREKSMTSRGLVQLQNIVLSDVLVGEELEVTNVDKGIHVIKKRLSSKRVLLLLDGVDQLDQLNKLAGRSDWFGLGSRIVITTRDKCLLTAHQVDLIYNHEIRF from the exons ATGGACATACGATATCTTCCTATGTTACAGAGCCGTGGATACACTCAACAATTTTACAAACAATTTGCACAAcaattttcttacaattttcttCAAAAGGGAATCAAAACCTACCTTTTTAGAAGAGGAGAAGAACTTTCATTCCCCGTGCTTCTCAAAGTTATTGAAGAGTCAAGGGTTTCTGTCATTGTATtctcagaaaactttgcatcctcGGAGTGGTGCTTGGATGAACTGGTTAAGATCCTCCAATGTAAGGAATCTAAGCAGCAAATAGTTTGGCCAATTTATTACAAGGTTAATCCCTTGGATGTACGTGACCAAAAAGGAAGTTTTGGCAAGGCACTAGCTGATTTTGAATCCAAGTACAACAAGAACATGGAGAAGGTGTTGATGTGGAGAACAGCTCTTACAGAAGCAACAAAACTGCCTGGCTGGTATTTCTTGGAGGG GCACGAATCTAAATTTATTCATAACTTTGTTGAAGAGATATCAGTACAAGTGTTAAACCTTAAATATCTGAACGTAGCAAAATATCCAGTTGGAATAGACTCTCATTTACGGGATATGAGTGAGCTTTTAGGTATTGGGGTAAATGATATTCGCATGGTAGGTATATGGGGGACTGAGGGAATAGGAAAAACAACAGTTGTTAAAGCTGTTTATAATTCAATTGCCCATAATTTTGAGGGTAGCTGTTTTTTGGAAAATGTTAGAGAAAAGTCGATGACAAGTCGAGGCCTCGTCCAACTACAAAATATTGTTCTTTCTGATGTACTAGTGGGGGAAGAATTGGAGGTGACCAATGTTGATAAGGGAATCCATGTGATAAAGAAAAGGCTGAGCAGCAAAAGGGTCCTCTTACTTCTTGATGGTGTCGATCAGCTAGACCAGTTAAATAAACTAGCCGGAAGGTCtgattggtttggtttgggTAGTAGAATTGTCATAACAACGAGAGACAAGTGTCTGCTAACCGCTCATCAAGTTGATCTAATATACAATCATGAGATTAgattttga